The Pollutimonas sp. M17 sequence CGTAGATCTGGTCGAACACCGGCGACATGGCAAAGAAGGTCAGGAACAGCGACAGGCCGATCAGCACCGAATTGGGCGGCGAAGCGCCGGTGCCCATGGCGTTGCGCAGCAGGCCCAGCACGATGATGATGCGCGTGAAGCCCGTCATCATCATCAGCATGGCCGGCAGGAAGGACATCATGGTCAGCAGGACCAGTGTCTGGATGCTCAGCGACCAGGTCTGGCTGCCGTTCTGATTGGTCGTCGACGTAATGGCCGGCAGCGTGGCTTGCGCCAGCGAACTGGACGGAAACCAGAGCAGCGCCAGCAGCAGGCCCAGCAGGGCGGCCAGGGGCAGGGCCGGCATGCGGCGGCCGCGCGGCAGCGCGATGGCGGAATGAATGGCGGGGAACGGCACCTAGCGGCCTCTCAGGACTTTGCCCAGGGCCGACGCAAAGGTGGGTGGTTCGGGGCGTTCCGGCGATGCGGCGCCGGTGGATTCGGAAGGAGGCAGGGTATGAAGCAGGGATATCTGGCCGGCGGTCACGCCCAGCACCAGCCGGGCATCTTCGACTTCGACCAGGGTGACGTAGGCGCGTGCGCCCAGGCTTTGGGTGCCAAGCACCTTCAGGTGCTGTGCGCCGGCGCCGCGCAGCCAACCGGCCCGGCGCGTCATCCAGGCACAGGCCAGGATCAGCGCAACGATGAAAACCAGGCTTATGACCAGGCGCAGGACGGCGGCTTCGGACATGCTTGCACTAGCGGCGGCTGTTCAGGCGGCTCAGGCGATCGGAGGGCGTGATGATGTCGGTGACGCGTATGCCGTACTTTTCGTCGACCACGACGACTTCGCCCTGGGCGATCAGGTAGCCATTCACGAAGATGTCCATCGGTTCGCCGGCCAGGCCGTCCAGCTCCACGACCGAACCCTGGCCAAGCTGAAGAATGTTCTTGATGGTCAGGCGCGTGCGGCCCAGCTCGACCGACAGTTGCACGGGTATGTCCATGATCATGTCGATGTCGCTATTGCCCTGTACGTCATCGCCGGTCAAAGGCTGGAATACGTTCAGGGCCGGGCTCGCCGCGGGCGCGCTCGGAGCCGGCGCCGCGGGCTTGGGCGCCGAGGCGGTCTGCTCGGCCAGGGCGCTGGCCCAGTCGTCGGCCTCTTGCGCCAGGCCGTCGGCCTGGGTCGTCTGCTTGGTCTGGGCCGCCTGCTGCTCGGAAAGCGCGGCCGCCCAATCGAGATCCGCGCTTTCAGGCGCTGCGTTCTCTTTCGCGGAATCGTTGTTGGGATCAGTCATTTCGGTGTGCTCAAGTGAGGTCGGTTTCAGAGTTCGCCAGAATTTTCTTTACGCGCAGGGCATATCGGCCGTTGAAGGTGCCGTAGCCGCATTCCAATACCGGAACGCCGCCCACGTGCGCGGTGATGGTGGGATGGACTTCGATCGGCAGGACATCGTTCACCTGCAGCTTCATGAGTTCGGCGATACTGGTCTGTATCTGTGAGAATTCAGCCACCAGTTCCACGTCGGCGCTGCGCACCTGGCGCGAAAGCTGGCTCATCCAGCGCTGGTCTATGGCTTCGACGCTGGCTTCCTGCAGCGGCCGGGTCAGCAGGTCGCGAACGGGTTCGATCATGGAGTAGGGCAGGCAGATGTTCAGGTTGCCGCCCGAGGCGCCCAGCTCGATGTTGAAGGATGAAACCACCACGATCTCGTTGCCGCTGGTGATGCTGGCGAACTTGGTGTGCATCTCGGAACGGATGTATTCGAACTCCACCGGATGCACCTGTTCCCAGGCGCCGCCATAGCTTTCAAGCGTCAGGTTCAGCAGGCGCCGGATGATCCGCTGCTCGGTCGTGGTGAAGTCGCGCCCTTCCACCCGGGTGTTGTAGCGGCCGTGGCCGCCGAACATGCTGTCGATGACCAGGAACACCAGGTTGGGATCGAAGGTGAACAGCGCCGCGCCGCGCAAAGGCTTCATGGCAACCATATTCAGGTTGCTGGGCACCGGCAGGTTCCGTTCGAAATCGGAGTATTTCTGTATGCGGATGGTGCCGACGGTAATGTCGGCGTTGCGCCGCATGAAGGTCAGCAAGACCGAGCGCAGGCGCCGGGCGAAGCGCTCGTTGATGAGCTCCAGCGTCTGCATCCGATGGCGCACCACGCGATCGGGCGAGCTCAGGTCGTAGGGCCGTACTCCGCTTAAGTCTTGGGCCGCGCCGGATTTCTCGCTGCTTTCGCCGGTTACGCCGGCCAGTAGCGCATCGACTTCGTCTTGCGAGAGAAGGCTTTGGTAGGACATTTATTGAATCACGAAAGCAGTGAACAGGACGCCGTTGATGAGCGGGCCGCGAGGTTGGGGCAGGTAGGGCGCCTCCAGATCCTTGGTCAGGGCCTGCACCAGGGCGGTCCTGCCCTCGGCGGTCTGGACGTAGTCGGGCTTTTGCTCGGACAGCTTGCGCAGGATGCGGTCGCGCACCTCGGGCATGTAGTTCACGATCATGCGCCGCGAGTCCTCGTCGGCCACGCGAATGGTGATGGCGACGTAAAGGATGCGGTTGCCCGTATCGCCGCGCAAGGTCACGGTGAAGGGTTCCAGCGGCGTGAAGATGGGCGTGGGCAGGGGCGCGGGCTTCTCCGGCGTGGCCTCGGCGTCGACCGTGTTTCCACCAATCTTGTCATACAGGAACAGGGTGGTTCCGACGCTGGCGACGACGATAAGGACGATCGCCAATATCGATTTGATTAATTTGGCGAATGCGCTGGGCTCGTTTTTGGCCATGACCGGTCGACGTGGGGTGGTGGAGGAAGTTGCCATCGTAGTAGTTCGCGTGCGCGTGGACACCCGCGATTTTTCAAGTTATCACATTGTGGCGCAAGCGCGTGAACGCGATCATGCCGAATAAGGGATCGAAAGCTTGGTAGCTCCGGGGTTTGATGCAATACGCCACGGCCATCAGGCGAAGGTGTCGACCAGCGCATCGGGAGCGCGGCTGCGCACGGCGGGCGACGAAATGCCGCCGCTGTCCAGGCCTGCGACTTGGCCGCCGCCGGAGGCATCGCGCCGGCTGCCGCCGAACGTTTCATTGAAAGCCTGCTGCGGCTGCCCCTGATCGCTGACGCTGGTCTGTCCCAGGGATATGCCGGCCTGCGCCAGGGATTGCTGCAATTGCGACATGGCGTTTTCCACGGCTTGCCGCACGCCGGCATGAGGCGAGACGAACACCGCGTGGGCGACGTTGTCGCTGATGTTGATCGTGATGCGCAGGGGGCCCAGCTCGGGCGGATCAAGGCGAAGCTCGGCCGTGTGCGGCATGTTGTGGCCGCCTTGGGCAATGGACACGAACTGGCGCCCGAATTCCGCGGGCCACTGTGGGCTTTGCAGGGGCGCGCCGATGGCCGGATGCGCCGCTGGCAAGCCATTGCTGGCCAGTGGCGCTGAGCCGTTGGGCGTGGCGATTCCCAGGGCGGACTGGCCCGCGGCCAGGGAGCTGACAGGCATGGCGGCCGGGTCGGCGGTGCCCGCGGCCATGCCGGCATCGGGTGTGATGGCGACGGCCGGGCCGGCCATGAATGTCGAAATTTCGGGCAGGGCGAGCTTGGCCTGGCCGTCGGGCGAAGCCTGGGCCCGGGCCTGCATGGCCAGCACGGCCTGGCGGGCGCCTGCCAGGCTGGCCGCCTTGTTGGCGCCCAGCAGCGTTTGATGCGGCGCCGCCACCGCGGTGGGCGGGACGGGCGCAAGGCTGATGGCCGGCGCGGAGGTCTTGCCCGCGATATCCGGAATGGACTGCCCGGCCGGGACGGCCTGCCGCAGGGCGGCGGCCGATGCATCGGCGCCCGCCTTGCTTGACGCCAGCGCGGCGGCCAGAGAGGACTTGCCGGCCGGCGCCTTGTCCTGGCCTGGAATCAGGCGATCCTGGGCTGCTGCGAGCCGCGCGTCGATGGGCTGGGCCGCTGGTTTCCCCGCCGCCGCAAGGGAGGACTGCTGCACGGCGGCCGCTTCGCCGGCGATCGTCAGTGCGATCTGCGGCAGGGTCAGGCCCTGTTCGCCGGCGGCTTGGGCCAGGGCGGCGTCATCGTCTTCCTTGGCCGGGGCGCCGGTGTTCTTGCCGGGGGCGGCGTGGTCGTTCTTGCCTGTCGCGGCACGGCCCTCGGCGGCGGAGCCTTGGCCCTTCTCGGCGGCCGCCGCGGCGCGCGCAGGCTCGGCGCCTTGCTGGCGCGTCAGGACCGCGGAAAAAGGGATGGCGCTTTCAGGCTCGGATCCGCCGCTGCCCTGTGCGCGGCCGGCGTTGCCGGGGGCAACGGGCGAGACAGCGGAAATCGTAGGTGTATTCATGGTTCAGCCTGATCAGTGTGGTTGGCGCGCCCGGCGGTACATGGTGGCCGAAATTTCGTCGCTGGCAAGCTGCTCGGACCGGTTTTCGCGGGCCAGTTGCTGCCTGGCCTCCCGCGCCTGCAAGGCCTCGAAGGAGCTCAGGCGCCGCTTTTCAGCGTGCCAGCGCTGGCGCCCGCTTTCGAGCTTGCCGTCAATATGCGCTACGACCTTATTTTGCTGCGAAATGGCCTCGTCCAAAGTAGCGATAAACTGCCTAAAATTATGGTAGTTCGACGATGACAGGCCGGTTTCGGTTGCTTTTTGCAGCCGCTCGGCATAATCCTGGCGATACACCAGCAGGGTGGACAGCTGGGTTTCCGCATTATTGCGTTCGCTCATCAGCAGTTGCAGCTGTTTGCCGGCCTGGTCGGCGCCTTCCTTGGCCAGATCGATCAGGACGGGCAATGAAGAATGCTTAGCCATGGTTCATTCCTTGATACGGCGCTTCCGGGGCGGACTGGTTCCTGCCCAGCAGCGTGGCTAGTTCGCCGGCTGCCGACGGGTAGTCGATACGCGTTTCAATGCCTTGCTGAAGGTAAGCCTCGAGCCAGGGATATTTTTCAATGGCTTCGTCGATCTGGGGATCGTTTCCGGGCGTATAAGCGCCCACGGCAATCAGGTCGTGATTGCGCTGGTAGCGCGACAGCATCTTCTTGAACTGATGCACCAGCGTGAATTGCTCCTTGGGAACGACGGCCGCCATCACGCGCGATATCGATGCCTCGATATCGATGGCGGGGTAGTGCCCCGACTCGGCCAGCCTGCGCGATAGCACGACGTGGCCGTCCAGAATGGCCCGTGCCGAATCGGCGATGGGATCCTGCTGGTCGTCCCCTTCGGTCAGCACGGTGTAGAACGCGGTGATCGAGCCGGCCGGCCGGTTGCCCACCGGGGCGCCGTTTCCGGCGCGCTCGACCAGGGCCGGCAGCTTGGCGAACACAGAGGGCGGGTAGCCCTTGGTGGCCGGCGGTTCGCCGATGGCCAGGGCGATCTCGCGCTGGGCCATGGCGTAGCGGGTCAGCGAATCCATGATCAGCAATACATGCTTGCCCTGATCGCGGAAGTGCTCCGCCAGCTTGGTTGCATAGACGGCGCCCTGCAGGCGCAGCAACGGCGACACGTCGGCCGGGGCCGCCACCACGACCGAGCGCTTCAGGCCCTCGGGCCCCAGGTTCAACTCGATGAATTCCTTGACTTCGCGGCCCCGTTCGCCGATGAGTCCGACCACGATCACATCGGCCTTGGTGTAGCGCGCCATCATGCCCAGCAGCACGCTCTTGCCGACGCCGGAACCCGCGAACAGGCCCATGCGCTGGCCCCGGCCGACGGTAAGCAGGCCGTTGATGGCGCGCACGCCCACGTCCAGCACGGTGTCGATGGGCGCGCGAGCCAGGGGATTGATCACCTGTGCGCCCAGTGAAGCCGAGTTGACGTTGCCAAGCGGACCCAGGTCGTCCAACGGCCGGCCGGCGCCATCCAGCACCCTGCCCAGCAGGGCGTCGCCCACCGGTAAGTGCCGGGACAGCACGAGAGGAGGGCCGATGTCGTCGCCGGCGCGCAAGGGCAGCGGCACCTGGCTTTGTATGGAGGGCTCGAGCGGGACGACGCGCGCGCCCGGAGGCAGGCCCGAGATATCGCTTTGCGGCATCAGGTACAGGGTGTGCCCGTGAAAGCCGACGACTTCCGCATCGGCCCAGTGATCCTGGCCCGGCGCTATTTCGATTTTGCATGCCGCGCCCACGGCCAGGCGCAGGCCGGTGGCTTCCAGCACCAGGCCGGTGGCGCGGTTGACCCGGCCGCTGACGTGCCACGATTCGGTGGCCGAAACACGCCTTGCCCCCGCTTCCAGCTGGGCTTGCCAGCGCGCCGTGGGCGTAGGAAGCAGGTCGGCGGTCTGGCTCATTGCGCGTCTCCCGCCGGGGCGGCCTTGTGGCCCAGCGCCGAGGTCACCCGCAGCCACCTCGTTTGCAGCGTCGCATCGATGCTGCCCAGGGCGGTTTCGGCTATGCATCCGCCCCGCGCGATCGACGCGTCCGGCGCCAGGCGCCACTTGCTTGCACCCGGATCCGCCTGAAGGTAGGCCTGGACCAGTTCCAGATCGGCCGGGTTGACGCGCAGCGTCAGCATGGCTTCCCTGCCGATATCCAATTGGGTGACATCGCGCACGACATCCAGGATTTTCTCGGGCTGCGCGTCCAGCGTGCTGCGCAAGACCTGTTCAGCGATCTTGATGGCCAGCGAAATCAAGGCCTGGCCCATCTCGGCCTCGATCGAGGCGATGGAGGCGGCGCATTCCTGGGCCAGGGCATGAAGCTGGGCGGTTTCCTGCTGCGCCTGCTCCCGTCCGGACGCGTGCCCGGCGGCAAACCCGGCTTCGTAGCCCTGCTGGTGGCCGGCCTTGTAGCCCTCGTCGGTGCCGGCCTCCAGGCCCTGAGTGTGTCCGGCGGCATAGCCTTCGGCCTGTCCGCTGGCCAGCGCGGCGTCATGCAGGCGCTGGATTTCCTTTCTGAGCAGTTCCGGATCCGGCATGGCCGGCGCGGGGGCGGGGGCATTCTTGACGGGCGCGGCGGCGGGGGGGGCATCGAATGATGCCATCTCCCAGCGTTTCCATGCTTCGGATACGCGAAGAGGGGCCGGCCTCTCAGACATACTCGTCGTTCCCCAGGCCGCCCAGGCTGAATTGTCCGGCTTCTGCCAGCTTGCGGGCTATCTGCAGAATATTCTTCTGTTCTTCCTCGACCTTGGACATGCGCACCGGACCTTGCGCTTCCAGATCGTCGCGCAGCATTTCGGCCGCCCGGTTCGACATGTTCTTGAAGAATTTCTCGCGCAGCTCTTCCGGGGCGCCCTTCATGGCGATGGTCAGCGAAGCGGTGTCGACTTCCTTCAGAATCAGCTGGATGGCGGTGTCTTCGATGTCGGCCAGGTTCTCGAAGACGAACATCTCGTCCACAATGCGCTGCGCCAGATCGGCATCGAGTTCGCGCAGGCTGGCCACCACGGCCTCTTCCTCGGTCGAACTCATGAAGTTCAGTATTTCGGCGGCGGTGCGCACACCGCCCATCTTGCTGCGCTTGGCGCCCTGGCCGGAAAGCATGCCGTTGAGCACATCGGTCAGTTCATGCAGCGCAGCCGGCTGCACGCCGCCGAAGGTGGCGATGCGCAGCATGACGTCATTGCGCAGGCGCTCGTTGAGCAGGGCCAGCACGGCCGATGCGCGGTCGCGTTCCAGGTGGACCAGGATGGTGGCGATGATCTGAGGATGCTCGTCGGCGATCAGTTCGGCCACGCTGTTGGCGTCCAGCCAGTTCAGCGCGTCGATGCCGTTGCCGCCTTCGCCGCCTTCCAGGATGTCCTCGATCAGGCCCGCGGCGCGGTCGGTGCCCAGCGCCTTGGTCAGCACGGAGCGTATGTATTCGTCCGAACCCAGGGTAACGGCCATGAACTGGTCGGCTTCCTGGCGGAATTCCTCGAGCACCCCGTCCACGTCGTTGCGGGTGATCTGCTTGAGGTTGGCCATGGCGCCGCCGATCTGCTGGACTTCGCGGGCGGACAGGTATTTGAAGACCTCCGCCGCGGCGTCCTCGCCCAGGGACATGACCAGGATCGCGCAGCGATCCAGTTCGGAATCAACGATTGCCATCTTTCTTTTCCATCCAGGAACGCAATACCATCGCCACAGCGCGGGGGTCCTTGTCGGCCATCTTGCGCGCCGTGCTCAGGTTCTCTTCGTAGCGATTCATTTCCGAAGCCAGGCGCTCGGCGGCGGCCATCTGCTCGCGGTTCTTTTCCACTTCCAGGGCTTCGGCCTTGCGCCTTTCCTTGGCGGCTTCGGAGTCGGCCATGAAGGGCTTGACCACGGCTCGCCACAATATATAGATGACCAGCGCGATCAACAGGTATTGAATCAGCTGCATTGCGTAATCCAGATACACGGGGTTTTGCCAGATGGGCGGCTGGGCCTCGCCGGCATCGCTGAACTGGCTGTTCACCACGCTCAGCGTGTCGCCGCGCTCGGCGGAATAGCCCATGGCCTGCTTGACCAGCTCATTCAGTTTATCAAGCTCGGCCTGGGGCAGGGGTTCGAGTTCGCCTTCGTTGTTGCGGTAGTTCACCACCACGGCGACCGACAGGCGGCGCAGGGTGCCCAGCGGATCCTTTACGTGGCTGATGGTGCGGTCGACCTCGTAGTTGATGGTCGCATCGTTGCGGGAGTTGCCCGTGCCCTGAAGAAGGTTGTTGCCGCCGGCCAGCGTGGTCGTGGTGTTCTGCCCCGGAGCGCCGGCCGCCACATTGCCCGCCGCCGGGTTGGCGGCATTCGGGTTCGCCGCATTGGGCGCGTTGGGGTTGGCGGCGTTCTGGTTCTGGCCGGGAGCCGGCGGCGTCACGATGGGCGCCGTCGGGTTCAGCGGAGGCTGGTTGGTCAGCGCGCCGGGCACGCCCTCGGGCGGCAGTACGTTGTGCTGCACCGATGAACTGGTCTGCTCGCTACGGACGGCCGCTTCGCCGGGCTTCTGGTTGGGCCGGTAGACCTCCGAGGTTTGCTCGCGCTGGGCGAAATCCACGTCGGCGCTGACCTGGGCGCGCACATTGCCCGAACCCACCAGCGGATTGAGCAAAGTCAGGATGCGCTGGACCGTGCGCTGCTCGATGTCGTTGACCAGGTTGCGGCGGCTGCCGTCGACGCCGGCCTCGCCCGTGGGCGCGGTCAGCAGGCGGCCGTTCTGGTCGACCACCGATACTTTGTCGGCCGTAAGATGCGGAACGCTGGAAGAGACCAGCCACGTGATGGCCGCCACCTGCGCATCGCTCAGGCTGCGCCCGGGGTACAGCGTCAGCAGGACCGAGGCGGTGGGCGGCTGGCGATCACGCACGAACAGCGACTCGCGCGGTATGGCCAGGTGCACGCGGGCGCCTTGCACGGCATGCAGGGCCTGGATGGAACTGACCAGTTCGCCCTCCAGGGCGCGCTGGTAGTTGATCTGCTCGGTGAACTGGCTGGCGCCGAAGCGCGTCTGGTCCATCAGCTCGAACCCGGCTTCCCCGCTGCGTGGCAGGCCTTGCTGGGCCAACTGCAGGCGCGCCTCGTGAACCTTGTCCGCCGGAACCAGTATGGCATTGCCCGTGTCGGCCAGCTTGTAGGGCACGTTCATCTGGGTCAGCGCGGCCACGATGGCGCCGCCGTCCCGGTCTTCCAGGTTGGAGAACAGAACCTTGTAGTCGGGTGTGCGCGCCCAAAGCAGCAGCACGACCACGACGGCCACAGCCGCCGCCGCGGCGCCAAGCAGTGCCGGTTTGGGCCAAGTCTTGATTTTTTCCAATGCCGGGAAACGTTCCAACAACTGCGCCGCCTGGCTCATTGACGGCCTCTGTCGCTGTGGTGGTTCTGGCGTAAGAAGAACGTCAAGCAGTGGGTTGGCAAGGTGTACATGCGGCGAGACAAAGGTAAGAGAGCCTGAATTATTGCGCGTAAAGCAAAACCCTCAAGCGTCGAAAAACACGTGTTTTGGGTGTCATTTAGCTCTTATGGGATCGAGGGGCGAGAAGCCCGGATGGGACTATAGCCTTTGGGCGTGTGCGGGGTATCAGGTGAAAAGAAGGGTGAATTGACGCTTGATGAGTCGCTTGGCCGCCGCCCATATTGAGTACATTAGGCAAGCGGCGATTTTCGCCCGTCAGAATTCATTTATTGCCATGGCCATACAAAATCTTTCCGCTATCGAAAACATGCTGGCGCAAATGCGCGCCGTGGCGCAGGCCGCCTCGTCCACGGCCTCGCCGTCGAAAAGCCTTGCCGCCAGCAATGGCGGCTTCGCGGCGGAGCTGGCACGCTCCCTGGATCGCGTGTCGACCTTGCAGAACGATTCAGCCGCTCAGGCCCGCGCCTTCCAGATGGGCGCGCCCGACATCTCGCTGAACAACGTGATGATAGACATGCAGAAGGCCAGCATTGCCTTCCAGGCGACGGTCCAGGTGCGCAACCGCCTGGTGGCCGCGTATCAGGAAATCGCCAGCATGCCTGTATAAGGCATTGCCGCCGCATGCTTGCGCCATGCCGCTTTCGAGCGGCATTTTCTTTGGATGGCGCCATGTTGCGCGGGCGGTGGAAATTTGCGGTTTTGCGGCCCTAAGGCTGCGTGGGTGGGGGGCTGTTCAACAGGTCCTCCCGCTTTGGGCTATCGGCGCCGCCCTCCAGCGAATACAGCCAGGCCAGCAGTTCGGCAATGGCCAGGTACAGTTGAGGAGGGATGTGGGCATCCAGGTTCACCTGCATCAGCAGGCCGACCAGTTCGGGTGATTCATGAACATACAGGCCGTTGTCCTTGGCCGTGCGGATGATGTTCTCGGCCAGCGTGCCATAGCCTTTGGCGACCACCCGGGGTGCGCTGTCGCTCTTGTCGTAGGCGATGGCGACCGCGCTGGGGCGGCCGTCGTCCAGCGGGCGCGGGCCGGTCTTCATGGGGTGCCTCCGCCGGGTTCGTTGGTTTCACCGCCTGGCGCGCCGCCCGTTTGCGTTTCGCCCTTGAAGGCCGGGTCCATCCCGGCTTCCTCACCGGCATCCACGCCCGGGATGGGCGCAAGGCCCGGCTTCGTCTCTTCGCTGGCGATGGAAAGCTGGCTCAGTTGCAGGCCCTGGGCGGAATAGCGTCCGCGCAAGGCCTCGGTATGCTTGCCCAGCAGCCCCGCTGAATCCGGCGCCACCAGATGCATGACCAGTTGCTGGCCGGCCAGCGTCAGTTGCGCCCGCACCTGGCCCAGTGCGGGCAGGTGGATGTTGATGCGTGTGGCCCAGTGCTCGGTTTGCGGCGACGCATCGCCGTCTTGCGCATGGCGTCGACCTATCTCCCATTCCATAGGCGCGTCGGGCCAGGCTTCTCCCCGCCAAGCGAAGGTCTGGTTGGCCAGGACTTCCAGTTGCTGGCGCACCAGCAGATGGGTCTGCGGGTCCATGCCGCTGGCCAGCAGGGCGGAGGCGTGATGGGTGCTTGCCTGCGCCGCCGCGCCGCCGGGCTGGCCGGCGCCGGCATCGCCCGCTCGGACTGCAGCTGCGTTTGGCGTGGCGTTTTCCGCGGCGCGCGCGCCGGCCTGTTCGCCGGCTGCGGTGGGTGCGGACGCGGGAGCCTGAGCATTTGACGGCGCGCGCCCGGCCTGGGCCTGCGGTTCCAGCATCAGCTGGGCCAGGCTCTGCTTGCCGAACGCCAGGTTGGCCAGGTGCGATTCATAGAACATGCCGCTGGTCTGCAGCGCCTGGGCCAGCGCCTGCGCCAGCTGAGCCGGAGCAACAGCTGCCTGGAGCGCTGTACCGGCGGCGCCTGCCGCAGCCGCGCCGGCCGAACCCGGGCCGGCGGCGGTGCCGCTGGCCGCCGCGTTCGCGGCGGCGGATCCGGCGCCCGTCGATGCCGGCGTGGCGGCCGCATGTGTGGGAAGGCCCGCTCCGCGCGCACCGGCTTGTCCGGTATCGCCCACGGCGGCTTGGCCTTGCCCCGTCGTTTGCCCCCGCGCATCGACCGGATTGAACCGGGCATGCAGCAAAGGCTGCTTGCCCTGTACGGCGGCGGCCTGCTCCGGATAGTTGGCCAGCAGCGCCAATATGGTTCGCGCCGCTTGCCCCAGGGTGGTGGGTGCCGAGGGCGTGGTGGCTGTATTGGTCAGGTTGCCGCTGAGCAGCAGGGCGGCGGTCCGGGCGTCCAGCCGGGCCTTGTCCACAGCGCCCCGGCCCTGCTGCTCGGCCTGGGCTGTGGCGCGATCGACGATTTCGCGAGGATGGCGCTGGGTTTCGGTGCGAGCCGCGTCGGCGCGTTCCGGGTTGGCCGCCTGGGTGACGGCATCGGGACGGGCGCCCGTGACCAGATTGGCTTGTTGCGACAGGGTGGTGCCTAATGCAGCATCGAGGCGCTGCACCAGCAGCGTACCCAGTGCCGAAGGGCCGCCTACGCTCATTGCTTAATCAGGGGCGCGCAATAGGCCTGCAATACGGTGTGCTGGCGCTTCATATTGCCCAGCAGCATGCCCAGGCGATTCAATTCGGGCGCGGCAAGCAGGCGGATGTTGGCGTCGTCGTCCAGGATGCGCGTGAGCAGATCACGGCGGGCCAGGCGGTCTTCGTCGCTGAGCTGATTCAGGCTGCGCAGGGATTCCACCGCAGCCTGGTATTGTTCGCCCAATACGATGACTTCGTCCCAGTGGTTGGCGCGCGCTTCGCTAAGCATGCGGCTGGATATTCCCGCAATGACTTCGTACTGGCGCAGGATGGATGACGATTTGCTCATAATAAAGTCGCTGGTCTGTGCGGCGGGCATCAAGATAGTAGGATAATGCTTCTTGCCGGAAAAGGTTGGCAAGTGATTGAATTTAATGAAAAATAATGTTTCTGTGTACCGACCGGACGTACTAGGCCGTTTGGCCGGCGGTCAGTTCGTTGCGGACCGGATCCACGGCCTCGCGCCAGGCGCTGCCGATGTCGACAAGAAGGCGCTCGGCCAGATTCAACGCTTCGGCGTCGGCATTC is a genomic window containing:
- the fliF gene encoding flagellar basal-body MS-ring/collar protein FliF, giving the protein MSQAAQLLERFPALEKIKTWPKPALLGAAAAAVAVVVVLLLWARTPDYKVLFSNLEDRDGGAIVAALTQMNVPYKLADTGNAILVPADKVHEARLQLAQQGLPRSGEAGFELMDQTRFGASQFTEQINYQRALEGELVSSIQALHAVQGARVHLAIPRESLFVRDRQPPTASVLLTLYPGRSLSDAQVAAITWLVSSSVPHLTADKVSVVDQNGRLLTAPTGEAGVDGSRRNLVNDIEQRTVQRILTLLNPLVGSGNVRAQVSADVDFAQREQTSEVYRPNQKPGEAAVRSEQTSSSVQHNVLPPEGVPGALTNQPPLNPTAPIVTPPAPGQNQNAANPNAPNAANPNAANPAAGNVAAGAPGQNTTTTLAGGNNLLQGTGNSRNDATINYEVDRTISHVKDPLGTLRRLSVAVVVNYRNNEGELEPLPQAELDKLNELVKQAMGYSAERGDTLSVVNSQFSDAGEAQPPIWQNPVYLDYAMQLIQYLLIALVIYILWRAVVKPFMADSEAAKERRKAEALEVEKNREQMAAAERLASEMNRYEENLSTARKMADKDPRAVAMVLRSWMEKKDGNR
- the fliE gene encoding flagellar hook-basal body complex protein FliE — its product is MAIQNLSAIENMLAQMRAVAQAASSTASPSKSLAASNGGFAAELARSLDRVSTLQNDSAAQARAFQMGAPDISLNNVMIDMQKASIAFQATVQVRNRLVAAYQEIASMPV
- a CDS encoding EscU/YscU/HrcU family type III secretion system export apparatus switch protein, which codes for MKTGPRPLDDGRPSAVAIAYDKSDSAPRVVAKGYGTLAENIIRTAKDNGLYVHESPELVGLLMQVNLDAHIPPQLYLAIAELLAWLYSLEGGADSPKREDLLNSPPPTQP
- a CDS encoding flagellar hook-length control protein FliK, translating into MSVGGPSALGTLLVQRLDAALGTTLSQQANLVTGARPDAVTQAANPERADAARTETQRHPREIVDRATAQAEQQGRGAVDKARLDARTAALLLSGNLTNTATTPSAPTTLGQAARTILALLANYPEQAAAVQGKQPLLHARFNPVDARGQTTGQGQAAVGDTGQAGARGAGLPTHAAATPASTGAGSAAANAAASGTAAGPGSAGAAAAGAAGTALQAAVAPAQLAQALAQALQTSGMFYESHLANLAFGKQSLAQLMLEPQAQAGRAPSNAQAPASAPTAAGEQAGARAAENATPNAAAVRAGDAGAGQPGGAAAQASTHHASALLASGMDPQTHLLVRQQLEVLANQTFAWRGEAWPDAPMEWEIGRRHAQDGDASPQTEHWATRINIHLPALGQVRAQLTLAGQQLVMHLVAPDSAGLLGKHTEALRGRYSAQGLQLSQLSIASEETKPGLAPIPGVDAGEEAGMDPAFKGETQTGGAPGGETNEPGGGTP
- a CDS encoding flagellar protein FliT, whose product is MSKSSSILRQYEVIAGISSRMLSEARANHWDEVIVLGEQYQAAVESLRSLNQLSDEDRLARRDLLTRILDDDANIRLLAAPELNRLGMLLGNMKRQHTVLQAYCAPLIKQ